One genomic region from Doryrhamphus excisus isolate RoL2022-K1 chromosome 14, RoL_Dexc_1.0, whole genome shotgun sequence encodes:
- the zdhhc3b gene encoding palmitoyltransferase ZDHHC3, protein MKSPSHRSRDIERQAGYLKPEHCAPPPPRGSSNAMWFIRDGCGIVCAVITWLLVFYAEFVVVFVMLWPAKSLAYSLFNGVLFNSLAFLALASHARAMCTDPGAVPKGNATKEFIESLQLKPGQVVYKCPKCCSIKPDRAHHCSVCKRCIKKMDHHCPWVNNCVGENNQKYFVLFTMYIALISFHALAMVAFHFVFCFEEDWSKCSTFSAPATVILLILLCFEGLLFLIFTAVMFGTQVHSICTDETGIEQLKKEERRWIKKSKWMNMKVVFGHPFSVAWLNPFATPDHGKADVYQYIV, encoded by the exons ATGAAGAGCCCGTCTCACCGCAGCAGGGACATTGAGCGTCAGGCTGGCTACCTGAAGCCGGAACACTGCGCCCCTCCGCCGCCTCGTGGCAGCTCAAACGCCATGTGGTTCATCCGTGACGGCTGCGGCATTGTGTGCGCCGTCATCACCTGGCTGCTGGTCTTCTACGCGGAGTTTGTCGTGGTGTTTGTGATGCTGTGGCCCGCCAAGAGCCTGGCCTACAGCCTCTTCAACGGTGTGCTCTTCAACAGCTTGGCCTTCCTCGCCCTCGCCTCGCATGCCAGGGCCATGTGCACTGACCCG GGAGCCGTGCCAAAAGGAAACGCAACCAAAGAATTCATTGAAAGCCTCCAGCTCAAACCAGGACAAGTGGTCTATAAGTGTCCTAAATGTTGCAGCATAAAGCCTGACAGGGCTCACCACTGCAG tgtgtgcaaacgtTGCATCAAAAAGATGGACCACCACTGTCCTTGGGTCAACAACTGTGTCGGGGAAAACAATCAGAAATATTTTGTGCTCTTTACG ATGTACATTGCGTTAATATCCTTCCATGCATTGGCCATGGTGGCGTTCCATTTTGTGTTCTGCTTCGAAGAAGATTGGTCAA AATGCAGCACCTTCTCTGCACCAGCAActgtcatcctcctcatcctcctgtgCTTCGAGGGTCTTCTGTTCTTAATCTTCACAGCTGTCATGTTTGGGACACAGGTCCACTCCATCTGCACCGATGAGACG GGCATCGAGCAGCTGAAAAAGGAGGAAAGACGATGGATCAAAAAGTCCAAATGGATGAACATGAAGGTGGTATTCGGTCACCCGTTCTCCGTGGCGTGGCTGAACCCCTTTGCAACACCTGATCACGGCAAGGCAGACGTATACCAGTACATCGTGTGA
- the LOC131101491 gene encoding transmembrane protein 42: protein MAVSRKCTAPRQSRLLIQGSSGHRGGNQDYGLDHYVDTNKLSSFIMFPGVFYALLAGFLAAVASSSAKLSLGTDYLKGVCETGLRTWGEQRKFRQADETTACDRLHIPLRLLCGGLLFTCNAVMWTFLAKALRYSSSSTRTTVTTTASNFVSSAFLGQLIFGEAQITLWWVGISLTFSGLLVLQRVSPQDRQQNVIKDE from the exons ATGGCCGTGAGTAGGAAGTGCACCGCACCAAGGCAAAGCAGGCTGCTTATTCAGGGGAGCAGCGGCCACAGAGGTGGGAACCAAGACTATGGACTAGACCATTATGTAGACACTAACAAGCTGTCCTCTTTCATCATGTTTCCGGGAGTTTTCTATGCACTGCTGGCTGGTTTCTTGGCCGCCGTGGCGTCGTCGTCGGCTAAGCTGTCCCTGGGAACCGACTACCTGAAAGGAGTGTGCGAGACGGGGCTTCGGACGTGGGGCGAACAGCGGAAATTTCGACAAGCTGACGAAACTACCGCCTGTGACCGG CTCCATATCCCGCTGAGGTTGCTGTGTGGTGGGCTGCTTTTCACCTGCAATGCTGTGATGTGGACCTTCCTTGCCAAAGCACTCAGGTACTCCTCTTCTTCCACCCGGACCACTGTGACCACCACTGCCTCCAACTTCGTATCTTCC gCTTTCCTAGGCCAGCTGATTTTCGGTGAGGCCCAGATAACACTGTGGTGGGTCGGGATCTCCCTGACCTTCTCTGGGCTGCTGGTACTGCAGAGGGTCTCTCCGCAGGATCGACAACAGAACGTGATCAAGGATGAATGA